From Acinetobacter lwoffii, a single genomic window includes:
- a CDS encoding tetratricopeptide repeat protein, which yields MKKLVLATVLALSAQFALANTVKDQVDPQFQKVEAMVKANNFKGAYDALNQLASQGNAQALYNLGYLTQTGQGTTKDEKKAIQLYEQAASKGYPVANYVLGKNYAAGTLGLKQDLAKAKQHLERASAAKFDDASIDLAILLFSENTTASNKAGLQKLQPLISKGNMQAIHAKALYDISSGFKNKDEKPIQQGLSSIQELAKKGYIPALMAVGNMFANGSIVPQNLPEAKKIFAALAQQNVPQAKESLAAVDKMLAEQKKAHAKKS from the coding sequence ATGAAAAAATTAGTACTCGCTACAGTTCTTGCCCTTTCTGCGCAATTCGCTCTGGCAAATACCGTAAAAGATCAAGTCGATCCCCAATTCCAAAAAGTTGAGGCCATGGTCAAAGCCAATAATTTTAAAGGTGCCTATGACGCTTTGAATCAATTGGCCAGTCAGGGAAATGCCCAAGCTTTATATAACTTAGGCTATTTGACCCAAACCGGCCAAGGTACAACCAAGGACGAGAAAAAAGCCATTCAGCTTTACGAGCAGGCAGCCAGCAAAGGCTATCCGGTGGCCAATTATGTACTGGGTAAAAACTATGCAGCCGGCACACTCGGCCTCAAACAGGATTTGGCCAAAGCCAAACAGCATCTGGAACGCGCTTCAGCAGCCAAATTTGATGATGCCAGCATTGATCTGGCCATACTGCTATTTTCTGAAAATACGACAGCGTCAAATAAAGCCGGACTACAAAAGCTGCAACCGCTGATCAGCAAAGGCAATATGCAGGCCATTCATGCCAAAGCCTTATATGACATCAGCAGCGGTTTCAAAAACAAAGATGAAAAACCGATTCAGCAAGGCCTAAGCAGCATTCAGGAACTCGCCAAAAAAGGTTATATTCCGGCGCTGATGGCAGTAGGTAATATGTTTGCCAATGGCAGTATTGTTCCGCAAAATCTGCCAGAAGCTAAGAAAATCTTTGCTGCATTGGCGCAGCAAAATGTTCCGCAGGCCAAAGAGTCTTTGGCAGCGGTAGACAAAATGCTGGCTGAGCAGAAAAAAGCGCATGCGAAGAAAAGTTAA
- a CDS encoding multicopper oxidase family protein: MLKIAIFGAIAAILTLLARGWDGTKNPSPPSNPPNPSQPSHPSHPTPPPKPLHPVPTTSDSLISNPPLLPKSAKGKYELIVAYKTNKLYNPRNGLWDQVLLRGYLTKPSLFDKKKTGEYVEDQLVGPQIRVKQGETMALNLNNQLPPESETTCPTHVENVNEPHCFNTTNLHTHGFWVSPQGNSDNVFLKFKPQEKFDYEFKMEPNHPAGTYWYHAHLHGSTALQVSNGMAGPLIIEGSRTPKVKNGKVTSTGDMDILWKEKNSYPNENILLFQQIQYRCSNPDPNVTFAVPNNCEGEGVGMLENYNDLSIGGFWTNQNYYTSINGKIVGEMKVEQNVFNRWRMIHGGVRDTIGLIIKEIPDSSKFTAEQTIKACSAYQEADKKAEFEKLNSLNVHTIAQDGLTMNHVQTRTLSMFHPGYRHDAMVAFPTTNRYCLFDTKLNIDDEINAPLPNVGPQIAPNHRLNAQLLGWVNVKAAKTKAQTAAQFLKDRAQKIGLSKDIQTQLSQLNLSAFSDHPSLMTPEIDKIVAARPKQYSAFSLGPDPRTGIFKFGFRHKKDGDTLSFGDFFDGDGSVDGEYVRQLQVGQTDEWELTSAGFGGHPFHIHVNPFQIVKILNPQGKDVSEAVAPEDPVNPVLDDVQYRGMKGQFKDTLFVKQNYTYIVRSHYKKFEGDFVQHCHILDHEDQGMMETVRVCGGKFPCDSPLPASHHH, encoded by the coding sequence ATGTTGAAAATCGCAATATTCGGAGCTATAGCCGCCATTTTGACGCTCTTAGCTCGCGGTTGGGATGGAACAAAAAATCCATCGCCGCCGTCAAATCCCCCTAACCCGTCCCAACCCTCTCATCCCTCACACCCCACACCTCCACCCAAGCCATTACATCCCGTTCCGACAACATCAGACAGCTTGATTAGCAACCCACCCCTGTTACCGAAAAGTGCCAAAGGCAAATATGAGCTGATCGTGGCCTATAAGACTAACAAGCTCTATAACCCCAGAAACGGCTTATGGGATCAGGTGCTGCTGAGAGGCTATTTAACCAAACCCAGTTTATTTGATAAGAAAAAAACTGGTGAATATGTTGAGGATCAATTGGTCGGGCCACAGATTCGGGTCAAACAGGGTGAAACCATGGCGCTTAACCTGAATAACCAGCTTCCACCCGAGTCAGAAACAACCTGTCCAACTCATGTCGAGAATGTAAATGAACCACACTGCTTTAATACCACCAACCTGCATACCCATGGCTTCTGGGTCAGTCCTCAAGGCAATAGTGATAATGTTTTCCTGAAATTCAAACCTCAGGAAAAATTTGATTATGAGTTCAAAATGGAACCGAATCATCCTGCAGGGACTTACTGGTATCATGCCCATCTGCATGGCTCAACTGCTCTTCAGGTGTCGAATGGCATGGCAGGCCCATTGATTATTGAAGGCTCAAGAACACCAAAAGTCAAAAATGGCAAAGTCACTTCAACTGGAGATATGGATATTCTATGGAAAGAAAAAAACAGTTACCCCAACGAAAACATCCTGTTGTTCCAGCAAATCCAATATCGCTGTAGCAATCCCGATCCTAATGTCACATTTGCTGTTCCCAATAACTGTGAAGGTGAAGGTGTAGGCATGCTAGAAAATTATAATGACCTGTCTATTGGCGGCTTCTGGACCAACCAGAATTACTACACGTCTATCAACGGTAAAATTGTGGGAGAAATGAAGGTTGAACAGAATGTATTTAACCGCTGGCGCATGATTCATGGCGGTGTACGCGATACTATTGGTTTAATCATTAAGGAAATTCCTGACTCCAGTAAGTTTACTGCAGAGCAAACCATTAAAGCCTGTTCAGCCTATCAGGAGGCAGACAAGAAAGCTGAATTTGAGAAGCTGAATAGCCTGAATGTGCATACCATCGCGCAAGATGGCTTAACCATGAATCATGTACAGACCAGAACCCTGTCCATGTTCCATCCTGGTTATCGTCATGATGCAATGGTTGCCTTTCCGACCACCAATAGATACTGCCTTTTTGACACCAAATTGAATATCGATGATGAAATTAACGCGCCATTACCCAATGTAGGTCCTCAAATTGCTCCAAATCACCGCCTCAATGCCCAACTGCTTGGATGGGTCAATGTCAAAGCAGCCAAGACCAAAGCTCAGACTGCTGCACAGTTCCTGAAAGATCGGGCACAAAAAATTGGTTTAAGCAAAGACATCCAGACCCAGTTATCTCAGCTTAATCTTTCTGCGTTTAGTGATCATCCATCACTGATGACGCCGGAAATTGATAAAATAGTTGCTGCCCGACCAAAACAATATAGTGCTTTTTCGCTCGGCCCCGACCCTAGAACTGGCATATTTAAATTTGGCTTCCGACATAAAAAAGATGGAGATACACTGAGTTTTGGAGATTTCTTTGATGGAGATGGTTCAGTAGATGGCGAATATGTCCGTCAGTTACAAGTTGGACAGACTGATGAATGGGAACTGACCAGCGCTGGTTTTGGTGGTCATCCGTTCCATATTCATGTTAACCCGTTCCAGATTGTTAAAATTTTGAATCCTCAAGGTAAGGATGTCAGTGAGGCAGTAGCCCCAGAAGATCCGGTAAATCCAGTTCTGGATGATGTGCAATACCGTGGCATGAAAGGACAGTTTAAGGACACACTTTTTGTAAAACAAAACTATACCTATATTGTCCGCAGCCATTACAAGAAATTTGAAGGTGACTTCGTACAACATTGTCATATCCTTGACCATGAAGATCAGGGCATGATGGAAACCGTACGAGTCTGTGGAGGCAAATTCCCTTGTGATTCACCATTACCGGCTAGCCATCACCACTAA
- a CDS encoding YgfZ/GcvT domain-containing protein, which yields MAASPAFTLFSLNGVDAQKFLQGQVTLNTETLAENQTRYTAICSLKGRIQFGLWLKKISPESFEIVSTEDQATELTNHIKKFGAFSKMKLELVGPVYPVINGIHTDFVATETDVTMWEQQAIESGQAWIQAATATLFQPQELRLHQREGIHYDKGCYLGQEVIARLWFKAKPKHWLHLVQGTGAAPDVATKLNNDVEIVNSIAIENGYKALVVAKPEALAELGLEVLELPEALSGDVTRPQ from the coding sequence ATGGCAGCGTCTCCTGCTTTTACATTGTTTAGTCTGAATGGTGTAGATGCACAAAAATTCCTTCAAGGTCAGGTGACTTTGAATACTGAAACTTTGGCGGAAAACCAGACACGCTATACTGCGATCTGCAGTCTGAAAGGACGCATTCAATTTGGCTTGTGGCTTAAAAAAATCAGTCCGGAAAGTTTTGAAATCGTCAGCACTGAAGATCAGGCTACGGAACTGACCAATCATATTAAAAAATTTGGTGCCTTTTCAAAAATGAAACTGGAACTGGTCGGTCCAGTTTATCCAGTCATCAATGGCATTCATACTGACTTTGTGGCGACTGAAACCGATGTGACGATGTGGGAACAGCAAGCCATTGAATCAGGTCAGGCCTGGATTCAGGCTGCCACTGCAACCCTGTTTCAACCACAAGAATTACGTTTGCATCAACGCGAAGGCATTCACTACGACAAGGGTTGCTATCTGGGTCAGGAAGTGATTGCGCGTTTATGGTTTAAAGCCAAGCCAAAACACTGGTTACATCTGGTTCAAGGCACAGGTGCCGCGCCTGATGTTGCGACCAAACTGAATAATGATGTTGAAATCGTCAATAGCATCGCGATTGAAAATGGTTATAAAGCGCTAGTCGTGGCAAAACCTGAAGCATTGGCTGAGCTAGGTCTCGAAGTTCTGGAGCTTCCTGAAGCTTTGAGCGGTGATGTAACGCGTCCGCAATAA
- the mscL gene encoding large conductance mechanosensitive channel protein MscL — protein sequence MSIIQEFKEFAIKGNMMDLAIGVIIGGAFSKIIDSLVKDIIMPLITVITGGGVDFTQKFFILGRNPDNLQSLDALTKAGVNVLTYGNFLTILINFLILAWVVFLLVKFMNRLRKQEGPVEETPTTPADIELLREIRDELKKRPQA from the coding sequence ATGAGCATTATTCAAGAATTTAAAGAGTTTGCGATCAAAGGCAACATGATGGATCTGGCGATTGGTGTCATTATCGGTGGTGCTTTTAGCAAGATCATCGATTCATTGGTGAAAGACATCATTATGCCTCTAATTACCGTGATCACCGGTGGTGGCGTCGATTTTACGCAAAAATTCTTTATCTTGGGAAGAAACCCAGACAATTTACAATCTCTGGATGCTTTGACTAAGGCGGGTGTGAATGTACTGACTTACGGTAACTTTTTAACGATTTTAATTAATTTCTTAATCTTGGCTTGGGTCGTATTTTTATTGGTGAAGTTCATGAACCGTTTACGTAAACAAGAAGGCCCAGTCGAGGAAACTCCGACTACCCCAGCCGATATTGAATTACTGCGTGAAATTCGTGATGAATTGAAAAAGCGTCCACAAGCATAA
- a CDS encoding NADH:flavin oxidoreductase/NADH oxidase, with protein sequence MALLFQPIQFGSLQLQNKIVIAPMCQYSATEQGEITYWHEQQWANYALSGAGLCIVEATAVQPEGRISYADLGLWNDEQAKQIKTLLEKVKSISPMPFAIQLAHAGRKASTDKPWAGKGQFKPNEAHGWQTVSASDIPFQADEHPPKALSQLEIEQVIADFAESAKRAVEAGFDLIELHAAHGYLLHQFMSPLSNKRDDQYGGSLENRMRLTLEVLQAMKAAVPDGYPIGVRISASDWMDQPDSWTIHSSIELSKALEAAGAAYIHISSAGLHAKQNIDVKPNYQVPFADAIKKVVNIHVIAVGLITEAKQAEDILQKGQADAIALARAILYDPHWPWHAAAALEEKIKISPQYLRSAPHGLNHLFEPF encoded by the coding sequence GTGGCATTACTATTTCAACCTATTCAATTTGGATCACTGCAACTTCAAAATAAAATCGTAATTGCGCCGATGTGTCAGTACTCTGCAACAGAGCAGGGGGAAATTACCTATTGGCACGAGCAGCAATGGGCTAACTATGCCTTATCGGGTGCAGGTTTATGTATCGTCGAAGCGACTGCGGTACAGCCAGAAGGCCGGATCAGTTATGCCGATCTGGGGTTATGGAATGACGAACAGGCAAAGCAGATCAAGACTTTACTAGAAAAAGTCAAATCCATCTCCCCGATGCCTTTTGCCATTCAGCTCGCACATGCCGGACGTAAAGCTTCCACAGATAAACCATGGGCAGGTAAAGGTCAGTTTAAGCCGAATGAAGCACATGGCTGGCAAACTGTTTCTGCCAGTGATATTCCTTTTCAGGCCGATGAACATCCACCTAAGGCATTAAGCCAGTTGGAAATTGAGCAGGTCATTGCTGACTTTGCAGAAAGTGCCAAACGTGCAGTTGAGGCTGGTTTTGACCTGATTGAGCTGCATGCAGCGCATGGTTATTTACTGCATCAGTTCATGTCACCACTTTCCAATAAACGTGATGATCAGTATGGCGGTTCACTGGAGAACCGGATGCGCCTGACTCTGGAAGTATTACAAGCCATGAAGGCGGCGGTTCCAGACGGTTATCCGATTGGAGTGCGTATTTCGGCCAGCGACTGGATGGATCAGCCAGATAGCTGGACCATTCACTCTTCAATTGAATTGTCCAAAGCACTGGAAGCTGCGGGTGCTGCCTATATTCATATTTCTAGTGCCGGTTTACATGCCAAACAGAACATTGATGTGAAGCCGAATTATCAGGTGCCTTTTGCAGATGCGATCAAGAAAGTCGTGAATATTCACGTGATTGCCGTCGGTTTGATTACTGAAGCTAAGCAGGCAGAAGATATTTTACAAAAGGGCCAAGCCGACGCTATCGCACTGGCTCGTGCCATTCTTTATGATCCCCATTGGCCTTGGCATGCAGCGGCAGCACTTGAGGAAAAAATCAAGATTTCACCGCAATATCTGCGCTCTGCACCCCATGGTTTGAATCACCTGTTTGAGCCTTTTTAA
- a CDS encoding peptidylprolyl isomerase codes for MKTAIVRHILVKDKETAEQLKKKILSGADFNKIAKQYSTCNSAKRGGELGEVKKGQLVPVIDKLVFTAAERVLHGPVKSQFGFHLVEIKFRMDF; via the coding sequence ATGAAAACAGCCATTGTGCGTCATATTCTGGTTAAAGATAAAGAAACCGCTGAGCAGCTTAAAAAGAAGATTTTAAGTGGTGCCGACTTTAATAAAATCGCAAAACAGTATTCAACCTGTAATTCTGCCAAACGTGGCGGTGAGCTAGGTGAAGTGAAGAAAGGCCAACTGGTTCCAGTGATTGATAAACTGGTATTTACTGCCGCTGAACGTGTATTACATGGCCCGGTTAAAAGCCAGTTTGGTTTTCATTTGGTCGAAATTAAGTTTCGGATGGATTTTTAA
- a CDS encoding carbohydrate porin, with product MKYLGLALLPLMAAMTTAQAESAFDPQGQYLLGDWNGQRTELAQQGIKFEANLLTDTAYLADGGRNEGADPLTSAQLWLGTQLDMEKLAGWNGVTVRAVMSARQGQSTSVRDLQDPSAPQLANVQGTFGRGNQDSRLSELSIEKNYKEQGLSIKAGRLGLGMDFNVMACDFASTAFCAAQMGKWQGNIWMNTPVAQWGARVKQQLNPELAVQVGVYEFNPDNGNGAKEGQGWSLDTDHADGVTIPAEVIWTPKSLVNGLPGSYRVGGMYNTADDVANQKDIANPTDAKNRTFAGWLAVEQQLTSTGQGRQGLHSFANFTWHDRDTNKVDNSQQIGVKYIGLADSQPNDILGLAVNRVHVNDRFADSRPAFNADAEYNIELNYSYNTTKWLMLRPNLQYVINPGSSNNVDDALVLGLTTRIIF from the coding sequence ATGAAATATTTAGGTCTAGCTCTATTGCCTTTAATGGCTGCCATGACAACCGCTCAAGCGGAATCTGCATTTGATCCACAAGGTCAATATTTACTGGGTGACTGGAATGGTCAACGTACAGAACTGGCCCAACAGGGAATTAAATTTGAAGCCAATCTGTTAACCGATACCGCCTATCTTGCTGATGGTGGTCGTAATGAGGGCGCAGATCCATTAACTTCTGCCCAATTATGGCTAGGTACTCAACTGGACATGGAAAAGCTGGCAGGATGGAATGGCGTCACCGTACGTGCCGTGATGAGTGCACGTCAGGGTCAAAGTACCTCTGTCCGTGACTTGCAGGATCCTAGTGCACCGCAACTGGCCAATGTACAAGGTACTTTCGGACGTGGTAATCAGGATAGCCGTCTGAGCGAGCTGTCTATTGAAAAGAATTATAAAGAGCAGGGACTCAGTATTAAGGCGGGTCGTCTTGGTCTGGGCATGGACTTTAATGTCATGGCTTGTGATTTTGCCAGTACTGCATTTTGTGCAGCGCAAATGGGAAAATGGCAGGGCAATATCTGGATGAATACGCCTGTAGCACAATGGGGTGCGCGCGTGAAGCAGCAACTCAATCCTGAACTTGCAGTACAAGTCGGTGTGTATGAGTTTAATCCAGATAATGGTAATGGCGCTAAAGAAGGTCAGGGCTGGAGTCTGGATACCGACCATGCCGATGGCGTGACGATTCCGGCAGAAGTAATCTGGACGCCGAAATCATTGGTGAATGGCTTGCCGGGCAGCTACCGTGTCGGCGGGATGTACAATACTGCCGATGATGTTGCCAACCAAAAGGATATTGCCAATCCTACTGATGCCAAAAACCGTACCTTTGCCGGCTGGTTAGCTGTAGAGCAACAGTTAACGTCTACAGGTCAGGGCCGTCAGGGTTTGCATTCATTTGCCAACTTTACCTGGCATGACCGCGATACCAATAAAGTGGATAATTCACAACAAATCGGTGTGAAATATATCGGTCTTGCGGACAGTCAACCGAACGACATTTTAGGTCTGGCGGTCAACCGTGTGCATGTGAATGATCGCTTTGCTGATTCACGGCCAGCTTTCAATGCTGATGCAGAATACAATATTGAACTGAACTATAGCTATAACACAACAAAGTGGCTGATGCTGCGTCCAAACCTGCAATATGTCATTAATCCAGGTTCAAGCAACAATGTGGATGATGCACTGGTACTCGGTTTGACTACACGAATCATCTTCTAA
- the mutM gene encoding bifunctional DNA-formamidopyrimidine glycosylase/DNA-(apurinic or apyrimidinic site) lyase yields MPELPEVETTKTSLLPLLEQRVKRVEVRQSSLRWPIPENIEKLVGQKLLKLTRRSKYILAEFEHDTMLWHLGMSGSFRLCESNEELRKHDHLIIQFEDIELRYHDPRRFGCILWLDAQSQSKLIDTLGPEPLSENFNAKYLFEKLKNKNVGTKVAIMDNHVVVGVGNIYATESLFNLGIHPAQPASTLSLMQIEKLVLEIKRILKQAIDLGGSTLRDYTNAMGENGYFQQTLLAYGRAGEMCVNCETTLENIKLGQRASVFCPECQPLKKIHLPVKKVSTVRGKKS; encoded by the coding sequence ATGCCTGAATTACCAGAAGTTGAAACCACCAAAACCAGTTTATTGCCTTTATTAGAGCAACGCGTAAAACGTGTTGAAGTACGTCAGTCAAGTTTGCGCTGGCCTATTCCGGAGAATATAGAAAAGCTGGTGGGGCAAAAATTACTGAAGCTCACTCGCCGTTCTAAATATATTCTGGCGGAGTTTGAACACGACACCATGCTCTGGCATTTAGGCATGTCGGGGAGTTTCCGTCTATGCGAGAGCAATGAAGAATTACGCAAACATGACCATCTAATCATTCAGTTTGAAGATATCGAACTGCGTTATCATGATCCTCGCCGTTTTGGCTGCATTCTTTGGCTGGATGCACAATCACAAAGCAAATTGATCGATACGCTGGGGCCAGAGCCCTTAAGCGAGAACTTTAATGCCAAGTATTTATTTGAAAAATTGAAGAATAAAAATGTTGGCACCAAAGTTGCAATTATGGATAACCATGTGGTGGTGGGCGTAGGCAATATTTATGCGACTGAAAGTCTGTTTAATCTGGGGATTCATCCGGCGCAACCGGCCTCGACTTTAAGCTTGATGCAGATTGAAAAGTTAGTGCTGGAAATTAAGCGCATTTTGAAACAGGCAATTGATCTGGGTGGTTCAACCTTAAGAGACTACACCAATGCCATGGGCGAAAATGGCTATTTTCAGCAAACCCTGCTAGCTTATGGCCGTGCCGGTGAAATGTGTGTGAACTGCGAGACCACGCTTGAAAATATTAAATTGGGGCAACGGGCTTCAGTTTTTTGTCCTGAATGCCAACCTTTGAAAAAGATCCATCTCCCTGTCAAAAAAGTGTCAACTGTACGAGGGAAAAAGTCATGA
- a CDS encoding AEC family transporter has product MIFAVIVPIFLLLALGYLTVKSQVLNKEQVGTVGAFVIKVALPLLFFQSLASKDLHEIWYFEYFAVYSSVTLLLYGSGFWIMRRHFQNTHSQSAVLSLGAAMSNTGLIGTAVLSLLIGQQAMTYTSLVVIIESVLLIPLVLVMAALGTQHQANLGAILKSVLLTLLKNPLFMGVMLGMACAVFQIKIPVYLDQVFALIGQTASPLALFAIGGGIVGMSLKYVNLQSFYLVFSSNIMMPLLMYLGLSQLTDLSQEMVHAGTLIAALPMPTIFGMLGQAYGLNDRTLTPLLMSTIVGFIVTSGLIALWWG; this is encoded by the coding sequence ATGATTTTTGCGGTCATTGTGCCCATATTTTTATTGTTGGCGCTGGGTTATCTGACTGTAAAGAGTCAAGTGTTAAACAAAGAACAGGTGGGGACGGTCGGTGCCTTTGTGATTAAAGTAGCCTTGCCCTTGCTGTTCTTTCAGTCCCTTGCCTCCAAAGACCTGCATGAAATCTGGTATTTTGAATACTTTGCCGTGTATAGCAGCGTGACCTTACTGCTCTATGGTAGCGGTTTCTGGATCATGCGCCGTCATTTTCAGAATACGCATTCGCAAAGTGCAGTCTTGTCGCTGGGTGCTGCAATGTCAAATACCGGGCTGATTGGTACAGCTGTGCTTAGCTTATTGATCGGACAACAGGCGATGACCTATACCTCTCTGGTGGTCATCATTGAAAGCGTGTTGCTGATTCCGCTGGTGCTGGTCATGGCTGCGCTGGGCACACAACATCAGGCGAACCTTGGCGCCATTTTGAAAAGTGTGCTACTGACCTTGCTAAAGAATCCCTTATTTATGGGAGTGATGCTGGGCATGGCCTGTGCAGTTTTCCAGATTAAAATTCCAGTCTATCTCGATCAGGTCTTTGCCTTGATTGGTCAGACGGCCTCACCATTGGCCTTGTTTGCCATTGGAGGTGGGATCGTGGGAATGAGTCTGAAATATGTCAACCTGCAAAGTTTCTATCTGGTATTTTCCAGCAATATCATGATGCCGTTATTGATGTATCTGGGACTGAGCCAGTTAACTGATTTAAGTCAGGAAATGGTCCATGCTGGTACGCTAATTGCAGCTTTGCCGATGCCGACGATTTTTGGCATGCTGGGACAGGCGTATGGTTTGAATGATCGAACCTTAACGCCATTGTTGATGAGTACTATTGTCGGTTTTATCGTGACCAGTGGCTTAATTGCCTTGTGGTGGGGATAA